In Delphinus delphis chromosome 18, mDelDel1.2, whole genome shotgun sequence, the following proteins share a genomic window:
- the STARD13 gene encoding stAR-related lipid transfer protein 13 isoform X3 produces MKLDVNFQRKKGDDSDEEDLCISNKWTFQRTSRRWSRVDDLHAVFPGGDRNGLSGDITMRNTTSSESVLTDLSEPEVCSIHSESSGGSDGHSQPGSYGAGREALDGPGQYCAHGPAMLDATLGGSSLPPSPRDGLQHPLHPKNEKPSRARAKSFLKRMETLRGKGAQGRQKGSGRTGGLVISGPVLQQEPESFKAMQCIQIPNGDLQNSPPAACKTGLPGPSKWSGESSLSENSSSGVSTPGLKERRCQEAHKRGGMYLEDLDVLAGTALWGAGDQNHAREFHSQENLVVHIPKDHKPGTFPKALSIESLSPADNSSGVNWRTGNVSPGRRPGPGAGEPRLMASCHRASRVSIYDNVPGSHLYASTGDLLDLEKDDLFPHLDDILHHVNGLQEVVDDWSKNLVPELQAHNALSGEAGFCPFPPPSQITLDFEGNSVSEGRTTPSDVERDGASLNESEAAGVRERRDSGVGASLTRPNRRLRWNSFQLSHQPQPSTASPHISGQTAGQLNLLQRFSLLRLTAIMEKHSMSNKHGWTWAVPKFMKRMKVPDYRDKTVFGIPLIVHVQRTGQPLPQSIQQALRYLRSNCLDQVGLFRKSGVKSRIHALRQMNESFPENVSYDDQSAYDVADMVKQFFRDLPEPLFTNKLSETFLHIYQYVPKEQQLQAVQAAILLLADESREVLQTLLCFLNDVVHAVEENQMTPMNLAVCLAPSLFHLNLLKKESSPRVIQKKYASGKPDQKDLSENLAAAQGLAHMIMECDRLFEVPLEMVAQSHNSYMEAEIHPPTLEDLGAQLEESGATFHTYLEHLIQGLQKEAKEKFKGWVTCSNTDNTDLAFKKVGDGHPLKLWKASVEVEAPPSVVLNRVLRERHLWDEDFVQWKVVETLDKQTEIYQYVQNSMAPHPSRDFLVLRTWKTDLPKGMCTLVSLSVDHEEAQLMGGVRAVVMDSQYLMEPCGSGKSRLTHICRVDLRGHSPEWYNKGFGHLCAAEVARIRNSFQPLIAEGPETKI; encoded by the exons ATGAAACTTGATGTGAACTTCCAAAGGAAAAAG GGTGACGACTCTGATGAGGAAGATCTCTGCATCAGCAACAAATGGACTTTCCAAAGGACCAGCCGCCGGTGGTCTCGCGTGGACGACCTCCACGCAGTGTTTCCCGGCGGAGACAGAAACGGGTTGTCAGGAGACATTACGATGAGAAACACGACCAGCAGTGAGAGCGTCCTCACCGACCTGAGCGAGCCCGAGGTCTGCTCCATTCACAGCGAAAGCAGCGGCGGGAGCGACGGCCACAGCCAGCCGGGCAGCTACGGCGCCGGCCGGGAGGCCTTGGACGGCCCCGGGCAGTACTGCGCCCACGGCCCAGCCATGCTGGACGCCACGCTGGGCGGCAGCAGCCTCCCGCCGTCCCCCAGAGACGGTCTCCAGCACCCTTTGCACCCAAAGAATGAGAAGCCCTCCCGGGCCAGAGCCAAATCCTTTCTGAAACGCATGGAAACACTGCGAGGGAAAGGAGCGCAGGGAAGGCAGAAGGGGTCCGGGCGGACCGGGGGCTTGGTGATCAGCGGCCCGGTGCTGCAGCAGGAGCCCGAGTCCTTCAAGGCCATGCAGTGCATCCAGATTCCAAATGGAGATCTCCAGAACTCACCCCCCGCTGCCTGCAAAACAGGGCTTCCGGGCCCCAGCAAATGGAGCGGTGAGAGCAGCCTGTCGGAAAACAGCAGCAGCGGGGTGAGCACGCCCGGCCTGAAGGAGCGAAGATGCCAGGAGGCCCACAAGCGCGGGGGCATGTACTTAGAAGACCTGGATGTGCTGGCGGGGACAGCACTGTGGGGTGCAGGGGACCAAAACCACGCACGCGAGTTTCATTCCCAAGAGAACTTGGTGGTGCACATTCCCAAGGACCACAAACCAGGCACGTTCCCCAAGGCGCTCTCTATCGAAAGCCTCTCACCAGCAGACAATAGCAGCGGGGTTAACTGGAGGACTGGAAACGTCTCCCCGGGCAGACGACCGGGCCCTGGGGCCGGGGAGCCCAGGCTCATGGCGTCCTGCCACAGAGCGAGTCGAGTTAGCATCTATGACAACGTCCCTGGCTCGCACCTGTATGCCAGCACCGGGGATCTTCTGGACTTGGAGAAGGACGATCTCTTCCCTCACTTGGACGACATTCTGCATCATGTCAACGGGCTCCAAGAGGTAGTGGATGACTGGTCCAAAAACCTGGTACCTGAACTGCAGGCACATAACGCACTGTCCGGAGAAGCTGGCTTCTGCCCCTTTCCCCCTCCTAGTCAGATCACCTTAGATTTCGAAGGCAATTCTGTCTCCGAAGGTCGGACAACACCCAGTGATGTGGAAAGAGATGGAGCGTCTCTTAATGAATCAGAGGCTGCTGGGGTCAGAGAAAGGAGGGACTCTGGAGTAGGGGCCTCTCTGACCAGGCCAAACAG GCGACTCCGGTGGAACAGCTTCCAGCTCTCACACCAGCCGCAGCCGTCCACGGCGTCGCCCCACATCAGCGGTCAGACAGCCGGCCAGCTGAACCTGCTCCAGCGCTTCTCCCTGCTTCGCCTCACGGCCATCATGGAAAAGCACTCCATGTCCAACAAACACGGCTGGACATG GGCAGTTCCAAAGTTCATGAAGAGGATGAAAGTTCCTGATTACAGAGACAAGACAGTCTTTGGCATTCCTCTCATCGTTCATGTCCAGAGAACGGGACAGCCCCTGCCACAGAGTATCCAGCAAGCCCTGAGGTATCTACGCAGCAACTGCCTCGATCAG GTGGGTCTTTTTCGAAAATCAGGCGTGAAGTCTCGAATCCATGCCTTACGTCAAATGAACGAGAGCTTTCCTGAGAACGTCAGCTATGACGACCAATCCGCTTACGACGTGGCGGATATGGTGAAGCAGTTCTTCCGGGACCTTCCTGAGCCTCTTTTCACCAACAAGCTCAGCGAGACCTTCCTCCACATCTATCAGT ATGTCCCCAAAGAGCAGCAGCTGCAGGCAGTGCAGGCGGCCATCCTGCTGCTGGCCGACGAGAGCAGGGAGGTGTTGCAGACGCTGCTGTGCTTCCTCAACGACGTGGTCCATGCGGTGGAGGAGAATCAGATGACGCCCATGAACCTGGCTGTGTGTCTGgccccctccctcttccatctgAATTTACTGAAGAAGGAAAGCTCCCCCAG AGTCATCCAGAAGAAATATGCCTCCGGGAAGCCAGATCAAAAGGACCTCAGTGAGAATCTGGCCGCAGCTCAGGGGCTGGCCCACATGATCATGGAATGCGACAGACTTTTTGAG GTCCCGCTTGAGATGGTGGCCCAGTCTCATAACTCATATATGGAGGCTGAGATCCATCCCCCAACTCTGGAAGACCTGGGGGCCCAGCTGGAGGAGAGCGGGGCCACTTTCCACACGTACCTGGAGCATCTCATCCAGGGCCTCCAGAAGGAAGCCAAGGAAAAGTTCAAAGGATGGGTCACGTGTTCCAACACAGACAACACAGATCTTGCTTTCAAAAAG GTGGGAGACGGGCATCCGCTGAAGCTGTGGAAGGCTTCTGTGGAGGTGGAAGCGCCCCCCTCGGTGGTTTTGAATCGCGTGCTGAGGGAGCGTCACCTGTGGGATGAGGATTTCGTGCAGTGGAAGGTGGTGGAAACCCTGGACAAGCAAACAGAAATCTATCAGTACGTGCAGAACAGCATGGCGCCTCACCCTTCCAGAGACTTCCTGGTTCTCAG